CGGCAGAATCCGAAATGAGGATTTTGCGCGCTATTATGCTGAAGCCGCAATGGCAGTTATTCCTTCTCTTTACGAAGGATTCGGCATGCCCGCAGGCGAGGCTATGGCATGTGGTGTTCCGGTAATCAGCACATCGGGTGGTGCACTGCCTGAGGTTGTTGGCGATGCCGGGATTATTGTTCCACCGGCGGATACACAGGCGTTAGAAAAAGCAATTCTTTCGCTGCTTGATGATCAGGAGAAATGTTATCGACTTGGCCAGGCCGGGCTTGAACGTGTGAGGAAATCATTTACCTGGCATCACGCTGCAAATAGTACGGTCGATGTATACAGGGAAGCAATCGATGCTGACGGTGGACATAAATAAATTGAATTTAAAACCGGGAAGTCGCGTTCTGGATGCCGGTTGCGGCGCCGGTCGTCATCTCTGCGAAGCATTTCGATCTGATGGTATCGATGTTATCGGTATTGATCTGAATTGGGAGGATCTTTGCAAGGCAAGGAGTTTTTTATGCCTGATGAATAATGAGTCAAGCGGCTCATGGATGACAGCCATGGCCAATGTGACCAGGTTGCCTTTCAAAGACGGAGTATTTGATGCAGTTATTTGTTCAGAGGTACTTGAACACATTCCCGATAATAAGGGCGCCATTGCTGAACTTGTCAGGGTGTTGAAGCCTGGAAGGGATCTGGCTGTGAGTGTACCGCGTTTTTTGCCGGAAAGAATATGCTGGGCTCTTTCAAAAAGTTACCACCAGGAACCCGGTGGCCATATCAGGATTTACAAAAAGAAAGCATTACAGCGCATTTTTGAAAATGCAGGTACGAAATGCTGGAAGATCAGTTACAGGCATGCCCTGCATGCGCCATACTGGTGGATTAAATGTCTTGTTGGCCACAAGAATGAAAAATCGCGGATTATTAATCTGTACAGGAAGTTTCTTGAGTGGGAAATCATCGAGCATCCTCCTTGGATTCGTGTACTGGACGAACTCCTGAACCCTGTCATTGCAAAAAGTGTAGTTTTCTATTTCAAAAAAGAAGGAAATTGATATGAAGCCTTATGTTTCGCAAAGTATCCTGGAATCTCCCATTGATGTTGAAGCGATGGCCTCATTTATTGCCGGAGTGCAAAAAGAAAATGGTGAAATTCCATGGTCAATAGGCGGAAAAACGAATCCGTGGGACCATGTTGAGAGCGCCATGGGGTTGAGTATTGGCGGCCGTTTAGCTGATGCAGAAAGGGCCTATGAATGGATGATGAGAACGCAACTGAAAGATGGTAGCTGGTGGGCGGTATGTCGTGATGGTATTCCGGAAGATAAAACAAAAGATACCAATATATCGTCGTATATTGCAGTAGGTGTGTTCCATCATTACTTGATAAGCGGTGATACATCCTGTCTCAAGTCAATGTGGCAGGCAGTTAAGGCCGGTATTGATTATGCGATCAGCATGCAACAGCCTACAGGCGTAATTTACTGGGCAAAAAATGGAGATGGTATCGTAGACCCGATGGCTCTTTTAACAGCATCGAGTTCCGTGTATATGAGTATAAAGTCTGCTCTTGCCATTGCCTTTCAACTTGGGAAAAAGAGGCCTGACTGGGAAGATGCTCTTAAAAAGCTTGGAAGTGTCATCAAAAATCGACCTCATCTCTTTAACATGATGAAAGCACGCTTCTCGATGGACTGGTATTATCCAGTTCTCTGTGGCGCTGTTTCAGGATTAGATGCCAGGGTAAGGATTGATAAATCATGGGATAAATTTGTCGTTCCCGGCTGGGGGGTGCGCTGTGTTTCAGATAGACCATGGACGACGATTGCGGAAACCTCGGAACTTGTCTTGACTCTTGCCGCAATAGGAGAACATGAAAGAGCAAAAATGGTTTTTAACTGGATACGGGATAAGAAGTATGACGATGGATCTTACTGGATGGGTGTTACTTTTCCTGATTCGGTCGTATGGCCGGAAGAAAAAACATCATGGACTGCGGCGGCCGTACTTATTGCCTATGATGCCCTTAATTACTTAACACCTGCCTGTTGTATATTTAATCACCGTTTCTGGACACAATCAGAATACCAGTCATTAATTTCTCCTCAAAGTCATTCTTTTTCCTAGAGGGGATATAAGGGGTAAGACTCATTGCGAAGAGATCATCGTCCATATTTCATCAAGCGCCTGGATATTACATTTCAGCAGTGGTATGCAAACCTTTTTTTACGCCCCCAATTTGAATATTTGGGCAAGGGAACTCTGTTTCTGGGACCACGGTATGTGGAAGTATTCGGATGGCCAATAGTATTGGGTGATTATACGAATGTCGTTGCTATCCCCGACAAAAGGGTCAGGTTGACTGTCTGGTCGAATATTAAAGAAAAGGGCAGTATCCAAATCGGGAGATATTGCTTGATCTGTCCCGGCGTAAGGATCAGTTCTGCCACACGCATCACCATTGGTGACAGCTGTATGATGGCGCAGGGAGTGTATATAACCGATTCTGACTGGCATGACATATATGATCGCAACATGTCCATTGGACAAACGGAAGCAGTCAGAATAGGGAGTAATGTATGGATCGGAGATAGCGCAATCATATGCAAGGGTGTAACTATAGGAGATAACAGCATCATTGGAGCAGGCGCCGTCGTGGTGAAAAATATTCCGCCTGATGTCATTGCTGCCGGAAATCCCGCAATCGTTGTCAAAAAGCTTGATCCTTCACATTCCATTACAACACGTGCAGATTGGTTTGCAAATCCGGAATGCCTGGTTGCACAGTTTGATGAGATTGATCGAAACATCCTTAAAGGAAATACAATCGTCGGGTGGTTAAGATCAATACTCTTTCCCAAGAAAGGGGACTAAATTCGCGTTGTGGGTATAGTGCAACCCTATTTGAATTCGTACCATTTCGACAGGGCCTTTTGCGTTATTGTTCCGCACGTGGTACGTTTCAGTACGCCAAGCGTATTGACCATTGG
This is a stretch of genomic DNA from Deltaproteobacteria bacterium. It encodes these proteins:
- a CDS encoding methyltransferase domain-containing protein codes for the protein MLTVDINKLNLKPGSRVLDAGCGAGRHLCEAFRSDGIDVIGIDLNWEDLCKARSFLCLMNNESSGSWMTAMANVTRLPFKDGVFDAVICSEVLEHIPDNKGAIAELVRVLKPGRDLAVSVPRFLPERICWALSKSYHQEPGGHIRIYKKKALQRIFENAGTKCWKISYRHALHAPYWWIKCLVGHKNEKSRIINLYRKFLEWEIIEHPPWIRVLDELLNPVIAKSVVFYFKKEGN
- a CDS encoding phenyltransferase domain-containing protein; protein product: MKPYVSQSILESPIDVEAMASFIAGVQKENGEIPWSIGGKTNPWDHVESAMGLSIGGRLADAERAYEWMMRTQLKDGSWWAVCRDGIPEDKTKDTNISSYIAVGVFHHYLISGDTSCLKSMWQAVKAGIDYAISMQQPTGVIYWAKNGDGIVDPMALLTASSSVYMSIKSALAIAFQLGKKRPDWEDALKKLGSVIKNRPHLFNMMKARFSMDWYYPVLCGAVSGLDARVRIDKSWDKFVVPGWGVRCVSDRPWTTIAETSELVLTLAAIGEHERAKMVFNWIRDKKYDDGSYWMGVTFPDSVVWPEEKTSWTAAAVLIAYDALNYLTPACCIFNHRFWTQSEYQSLISPQSHSFS